CGAACTCGAGCCAGCCCAGGACCTCCCGTTCCGTCTCCTGAAGGACGTCTGCTCCGGAATCGTCGAGTTCGCTGGCCATTGCTCTACCGTACCGGGGGCGTGCTGGTGTTAGCATCCGCGCATGACCCCGGAGAAGACGTCGGCTCAGCGCAGGGCGACGGTCGCGATCGGTGCAACGGCAGGCCTCATCGGCTGGCTCGCCCTTGTGGAGCTGACGAGCGGCATCCTGCAGGGGTACTACGTCCCTCTGATCTCCGACATCGTGCACCACCTGGGCATCCGCGACGCCGACTACAACTGGTTCGAGGCCGCCCAGTTGCTGGTGTCGGCCCTGGTCGTGCCGGTGCTCGCGAAGCTCGGCGACATGTTCGGCCACAAGCGCATCCTGCTCATCGCCACGGTGCTGACCGCGCTGGCGAGCTGGGCGCTCGCGTTCTCCGGCGACTTCGTCAGCTATCTGCTGGCGTTCGCCCTGCAGGGGTTCTACGTCGTGTGGCTGCCGCTCGAGGTCGCCCTGATCTTCGACCGGGGCCGGCGCACCGGCGCCGCCGCCTCGGGGACCCGCCGCGCGGCCGGACTGCTCGTGGTGGCCCTGGAGGCGGGAGCGATCGTGGGTGCGATCGGCGCCGGGCTCCTCTTCGAGGCCCTGGGCGGCGACGTCACACTGACCCTGATGGTCCCGGCGGTCGCCGTCACGCTCGTGTTCTTCGCCATCCTCTTCGGGGTGCCCGAATCCGAGCCCGTGCCCGGGCGCACGCTCGACGGCGTCGGATTCACCCTCCTCGCTCTGGGTCTGCTGCTCATCACCTCCGGGCTGACCTTCCTCCGCCTCAACGGCGTGGGCACCTGGTGGGTATGGGCGCTCATCCTTCTGGGGGTGCTCGCGTTCATCCCGTTCGGGCGGTGGGAGCTGCGGCAGGCGGACCCGGCGGTCGACCTGCGGGTGCTGCGCCGACCCTCCATGTGGCCGGTGCAGCTGACCGCCGGTCTCATCGGGATCAGCCTGCTCGGCGCCCAGGCCCCGCTCAGCACGTACGCCGGGACGGACCCAGCGAACGGCTACGGCCTCGGGCTCACGGCCGGCCAGCGCAGCATCCTGATCGGCGCCTACCTGATCTCGATGATCGTCGGCGCACTGCTTTTCCCGCTGGTCTCCTCGTGGCTGACACCCCGCGTGACCTTGATCGGCGCGTCGTT
This region of Leifsonia sp. fls2-241-R2A-40a genomic DNA includes:
- a CDS encoding MFS transporter — its product is MTPEKTSAQRRATVAIGATAGLIGWLALVELTSGILQGYYVPLISDIVHHLGIRDADYNWFEAAQLLVSALVVPVLAKLGDMFGHKRILLIATVLTALASWALAFSGDFVSYLLAFALQGFYVVWLPLEVALIFDRGRRTGAAASGTRRAAGLLVVALEAGAIVGAIGAGLLFEALGGDVTLTLMVPAVAVTLVFFAILFGVPESEPVPGRTLDGVGFTLLALGLLLITSGLTFLRLNGVGTWWVWALILLGVLAFIPFGRWELRQADPAVDLRVLRRPSMWPVQLTAGLIGISLLGAQAPLSTYAGTDPANGYGLGLTAGQRSILIGAYLISMIVGALLFPLVSSWLTPRVTLIGASFLVAIGYLLFLPFHLETWQVFTNMGVAGLGSGALVGALPAAAAAAAPRGQTGVATALTNTTKTIGGSFASAVFGVVLLAGAATVTATAASLFGYMIVWTICGLGALVAAVLLFFVPRLAFADAEPAGSAEPEPELSALE